The following proteins come from a genomic window of Metarhizium brunneum chromosome 2, complete sequence:
- the not1 gene encoding General negative regulator of transcription subunit 1 codes for MVPPQRTGSFSPNPAQTLQTGSNHSPHPSHAGVLSAGASPSTSSPTGPSSVAKIVVAQVYLLLSTIKEEKEEVKWDSKGAQLQKLIDENGMEVFSKYFTRLVAGNASQIFPSLNRPVTGSGNYHILVAEMRKIAHEPDQARKIAESVESGTEDIFRDFDLSTFMDNFKLDALEKTLLALAFKTGPRSDLKTKADAILSANFSTFLDIISRPDIEAHADLSPAFVALVVDRFIQYHPPSFNASSRRDLQIYVTKRYLSVDQAPPSEVLAALDIGRVLADRPANALARYVQKTGSEFTRDEEACLLYLQSRPNNIQLNSEQVSAALTYATISQSPDHNPTVLVSALQRVLPKSFDWNETVLFFDQPSARISSSQFLRLYTALLPIANESKYNFEIQRLWGGSWSEPEAQLSFVSAYASLAPNQLDATTIPGLKRSISIEDYVNSPANVRERAAAAVKHPLVSVAALSAIFNVALNSVHASQSVEAKRLFQEVVVPNLDIFLVSALEVPRDTWAPMAVDTVTSLFENFLYKRSPEYDFVLDSLWRKDKEWVIQRLIDAHAVKPVDLPLIFEHALRHNWLDVLVYLPNGFGVDMAALAHTEGYLDLSNWASINAERSVEMSRTLLQFLLIKAELEIRYQRPSDSQPPAKSSTSLQVRTVSALLQILEDFLPKAPVQDLIMVQRLCITAYPRLINYGEGYDDVIDENGKDGNSLPATANSKMEDHYKKMYGGEEDVRTIVDILREYKHSRDPLDQDTFACMIHGLFDEYNHYQDYPLEALATTAVLFGGIISHKLISDLPLKIGLGMILEAVRDHSLDKPMYKFGLQALIQLYVRFQEWPGFCRQLLQIPGLQGTEAFKRAEDAVHDHEGDLVHSRNGAGTPLALAFKSDTFTNGSSEEQPGADTQAPPFTAIGVDPIPPGFEFEEPGEEEQGKIQFVLNNITEGTIQSMRNELREMLECKHQQWFASHLVEERAKMQPNYHHVYLELVTLLQDKALWDEVLRETYISVSRMLNSEATMQNSTERTHLKNLGGWLGLLTLARDRPIRHRNIAFKQLLIEAHDTKRLIIIIPFVCKVLTQGAKSTVFRPPNPWLMDIIHLLIELYHHAELKLNLKFEIEVLCKGLNLDHKSIEPSGEILNRPALEESTEVLGPEQLEAFENISLNGLGSSVGAGISTQAVAATIPDLGPLITIPPTNEMVISTTRLHEIVRNAMTRALQDIIQPVVDRSVTIAAISTAQMVRKDFVAEPDENRMRASAISMVKATAGGLALVTSKEPLRANLTNHMRNLSNEHTSGLPEGTIIMCVNSNLDLALSIIEKQAEERAVPEIEDMIESDLETRRRHRLQHPNEPFFAATVNRWAMTIPNPFKLSPTSNGLNPEQMAIYEDFARQSRTTPAAAPSHATSASDATRTLANEVLQEPYTNIPNIPTPAETPSIQHLGTQMQPYAPVQTAAANAIPSGRNAGFHQMDVRGLADKVNRLLQELLRVAGEAREDHFLDLPRPHIVLDVVDALVQLIIKTSQNSEEFAIYAAEQISALIFQQFEDNLTLESLVHVLETLRKISGHALNSRVRALFSQQPGSNFLSLQLLAALIRTDLLDWRNIDMAMSKAIETRKDGSLEFLEHMLDLALLNNRPIALYADFVRTLETAWAWISEDPNSAAGQRLKTKLMGSGLPQPSRGPTDAESQGTAFRQDQMEYVFEEWVHLWNNQNALDKSTAVFIQQLQAKQVIRDKNDFFVFVRTAIDLSVDRFEHILHAGAIGDAYVMVDALAKLISMFISRNEDASTSRASFLDSVLVLITLVLNHHHVKRGEQLNQRVFFRLLSMLLHEVHNESENLSEQEQRNMMLKFAARFNDLGPLRLPGFTFGWLSLIQHRVFLPVILQMLDNAGWGLYANLVVQLLDSLSEQLKAFNILTVSKEVYRATLKLLVVLQHDFPDFVAGNHVRLCASIPPHCTQLLNAVLSANPQQGYTKLPDGKEEIKTYPGLIEEAKSMLQEGGLLDLVDQTLQVGPSEDVVAQIAHAMTQSEPQETAYGHIGVAANPHVIGSVVIYIGNQAAERLSQTSSSISVTGSEPEVSTLSLLIHELAPEARYYLIASMVNQLRFPNSLTEFFSQVLLYIFGKDLNDPEESDIRQEITRVFLERLVGYWPQPWGLMLTVLELVKNEKYMFFDLPFIKSTPEVADRFAAALQRA; via the exons ATGGTCCCTCCGCAAAGAACGGGATCATTTTCTCCAAATCCAGCTCAGACTCTCCAAACTGGAAGTAATCATTCTCCCCACCCATCGCACGCTGGTGTCCTCAGTGCTGGCGCAAGCCCCAGCACTAGCAGTCCGACAGGGCCCAGCTCTGTGGCGAAGATTGTTGTCGCACAAGTCTACCTTTTACTAAGTACtatcaaggaagaaaaggaggaagTCAAGTGGGATTCTAAGGGTGCTCAGCTACAAAAGCTCATCGATGAGAACGGAATGGAAGTTTTTTCAAAATACTTCACCCGGCTAGTTGCCGGAAATGCCTCCCAAATATTTCCCAGCCTCAATCGGCCGGTCACAGGTTCTGGCAATTACCATATCCTTGTGGCCGAAATGCGAAAGATTGCACACGAGCCAGATCAGGCCAGGAAAATAGCCGAGTCGGTCGAGAGTGGAACCGAGGATATCTTCCGGGATTTTGATCTCTCGACATTCATGGACAACTTCAAGCTTGATGCATTAGAGAAGACGcttctggccttggccttcaaAACTGGACCGCGCTCGGACCTGAAAACTAAAG CTGATGCCATTTTGTCTGCAAATTTTTCTACATTTCTGGATATCATTTCGCGTCCTGACATCGAAGCACACGCGGACCTATCCCCAGCCTTCGTAGCTCTCGTGGTCGACCGATTCATACAATACCATCCCCCCAGCTTCAACGCCTCCTCTCGACGTGATTTACAGATTTACGTAACCAAGCGATATCTCAGTGTCGACCAGGCCCCTCCATCTGAAGTTTTAGCAGCGCTAGACATCGGTCGAGTTTTAGCTGATCGGCCTGCGAATGCCCTGGCAAGATACGTTCAAAAGACTGGCTCCGAGTTCACTAGGGACGAAGAGGCTTGTCTTTTGTATCTACAAAGTCGACCTAATAACATCCAGCTTAATTCCGAACAAGTCTCCGCCGCCCTCACATATGCCACAATTAGCCAATCACCCGATCACAACCCTACTGTTCTCGTTTCTGCGCTTCAACGGGTGCTTCCAAAATCCTTTGATTGGAATGAGACGGTCTTGTTCTTCGATCAGCCGTCCGCACGAATTTCGTCCTCACAATTCCTTCGACTTTATACTGCATTGCTACCAATTGCAAACGAATCGAAATACAACTTCGAAATCCAGAGACTTTGGGGAGGGTCTTGGAGTGAACCAGAAGCTCAGCTATCTTTTGTCAGTGCGTATGCATCTTTGGCACCAAATCAACTGGATGCAACAACCATTCCTGGCTTGAAGAGAAGTATCTCGATCGAGGATTATGTCAATTCTCCGGCAAACgtgagagagagagcagcagcagcagtcaaaCACCCACTAGTGTCTGTCGCTGCTCTCTCCGCAATTTTCAACGTTGCATTAAACTCTGTCCACGCGTCGCAGAGCGTTGAGGCCAAGCGGTTATTTCAGGAAGTCGTTGTCCCGAACCTGGACATCTTCTTGGTGTCTGCTCTTGAGGTTCCACGAGACACTTGGGCCCCAATGGCCGTGGATACTGTAACTTCACTGTTCGAAAACTTTTTATACAAACGGTCCCCTGAGTATGATTTTGTTTTGGACAGCCTGTGGAGGAAGGACAAAGAATGGGTGATTCAACGATTGATTGACGCCCATGCGGTTAAACCCGTGGATCTTCCCCTCATCTTTGAACACGCATTGCGGCATAACTGGCTCGACGTTCTGGTCTACCTCCCAAACGGCTTTGGCGTCGACATGGCTGCTTTAGCTCATACCGAGGGCTACTTGGACTTGAGCAACTGGGCAAGCATTAACGCAGAGAGAAGTGTGGAAATGTCTAGGACACTTTTGCAGTTTCTCTTAATCAAAGCAGAATTAGAGATACGGTATCAACGGCCATCTGACAGCCAACCGCCAGCGAAATCAAGTACCAGCCTTCAAGTTCGTACAGTGTCGGCTCTCTTACAAATTCTGGAGGACTTCTTGCCCAAGGCACCCGTGCAAGACCTTATCATGGTTCAGCGTCTCTGTATCACGGCATACCCTCGATTGATCAATTATGGCGAAGGTTACGATGATGTTATCGATGAAAATGGGAAAGATGGTAATAGCTTGCCGGCCACAGCTAACAGCAAAATGGAAGATCATTATAAGAAAATGTATggaggcgaagaagatgtGCGCACCATTGTGGACATCCTGAGGGAATACAAGCACTCCCGAGATCCTTTAGATCAAGACACGTTCGCCTGCATGATCCATGGCTTGTTTGATGAGTACAACCATTATCAAGATTATCCCCTGGAGGCGTTGGCTACAACTGCTGTGCTCTTTGGTGGCATTATCTCTCACAAGTTAATATCAGACCTACCATTGAAGATTGGACTTGGTATGATCTTAGAAGCCGTCCGAGATCACTCACTTGACAAGCCAATGTATAAGTTTGGTCTCCAGGCCCTGATACAACTCTACGTCCGTTTCCAGGAGTGGCCAGGTTTTTGCAGACAATTGCTGCAAATACCAGGTCTTCAAGGTACCGAAGCCTTTAAGAGGGCTGAAGATGCTGTCCATGATCATGAAGGAGATCTTGTTCACTCCCGCAATGGAGCTGGCACACCGCTTGCGCTGGCATTCAAATCCGATACTTTTACGAATGGTAGCTCTGAGGAGCAACCTGGAGCCGACACGCAAGCTCCACCTTTTACTGCAATTGGCGTTGATCCCATCCCCCCTGGATTTGAGTTTGAAGAACCaggcgaagaagagcagGGCAAGATCCAGTTTGTGTTAAACAACATTACTGAAGGGACTATCCAGTCTATGCGAAACGAGTTACGAGAGATGCTTGAGTGCAAGCATCAGCAGTGGTTTGCCAGTCACCTGGTGGAAGAACGTGCCAAAATGCAGCCTAATTATCACCACGTTTATCTAGAGCTTGTTACTCTTCTACAAGACAAAGCGCTATGGGATGAGGTTCTCCGGGAAACATACATCAGCGTTTCAAGAATGTTGAATTCGGAAGCGACAATGCAAAACTCCACCGAGCGAACACATCTGAAGAACCTGGGTGGTTGGCTCGGCTTGCTGACTCTGGCCAGAGATCGCCCAATCCGGCATAGAAACATTGCATTCAAGCAGCTGCTCATCGAGGCCCACGATACGAAGaggctcatcatcatcattccTTTCGTTTGCAAGGTTCTCACCCAGGGTGCCAAGTCTACGGTCTTCCGGCCCCCGAACCCTTGGCTTATGGACATCATTCACCTGTTGATTGAATTATATCATCATGCCGAGTTGAAGCTTAACCTCAAATTCGAGATCGAGGTCCTCTGCAAGGGTCTGAACCTCGACCACAAGAGCATCGAGCCGTCAGGTGAAATTCTAAATCGGCCCGCTTTAGAGGAGTCAACGGAGGTACTGGGTCCTGAGCAACTGGAAGCATTTGAGAATATATCATTGAACGGACTTGGGTCTTCTGTTGGCGCGGGCATATCAACCCAGGCCGTGGCGGCTACTATTCCTGATCTGGGTCCTCTGATCACTATTCCACCTACCAATGAAATGGTTATCAGCACGACACGACTGCACGAAATTGTCCGAAACGCTATGACCCGAGCGCTGCAAGACATAATCCAGCCCGTCGTAGATCGATCCGTCACTATCGCGGCGATATCGACGGCTCAAATGGTTCGAAAGGACTTTGTGGCAGAACCAGATGAGAACCGTATGCGCGCATCCGCGATAAGCATGGTCAAGGCGACCGCTGGCGGCCTCGCTTTGGTGACTTCAAAAGAGCCCTTGCGGGCCAATTTGACCAACCACATGCGCAACTTGTCCAATGAGCATACATCCGGACTTCCTGAaggcaccatcatcatgtgCGTAAACAGCAATCTCGACCTTGCCCTCAGCATTATCGAAAAGCAGGCAGAGGAACGAGCTGTACCGGAAATTGAGGATATGATTGAATCAGATCTTGAGACCAGACGACGACATCGCTTGCAACACCCCAACGAGCCGTTCTTTGCAGCTACTGTGAACCGTTGGGCAATGACTATCCCAAATCCATTCAAGTTGTCTCCCACCTCGAACGGTCTGAATCCAGAGCAAATGGCTATTTACGAAGATTTTGCTAGACAATCTCGAACCACACCAGCCGCAGCGCCCTCGCACGCTACATCAGCTTCAGACGCAACACGAACTCTGGCCAACGAAGTGCTCCAGGAACCGTACACAAATATTCCCAATATTCCCACGCCCGCAGAGACCCCTTCAATCCAGCATTTAGGCACACAGATGCAGCCTTATGCACCAGTGCAGACCGCTGCTGCCAACGCCATACCCAGTGGGCGCAATGCTGGTTTTCATCAGATGGATGTTCGGGGGCTGGCTGATAAAGTAAATAGATTGCTCCAGGAACTGCTGAGAGTGGCAGGCGAGGCTCGGGAGGATCACTTTTTGGATCTGCCCAGACCACATATTGTCCTCGACGTTGTTGATGCTCTTGTTCAGTTGATCATCAAGACCTCTCAGAACTCGGAGGAATTTGCCATTTACGCCGCTGAGCAGATTAGTGCGCTCATCTTCCAACAATTCGAGGATAACCTGACGCTCGAAAGTCTGGTTCATGTGTTGGAAACACTTAGGAAAATTTCTGGCCATGCTTTGAATAGCCGTGTGCGTGCCCTTTTCAGCCAGCAGCCGGGATCGAACTTTTTGAGTCTGCAACTCCTTGCTGCGCTCATCCGCACCGACTTGCTTGATTGGAGAAATATTGACATGGCAATGTCCAAGGCCATCGAAACCCGTAAGGATGGCTCACTCGAATTCCTTGAACACATGCTTGACCTCGCATTACTCAACAACCGCCCAATCGCACTATACGCCGACTTTGTTCGAACACTAGAAACCGCCTGGGCTTGGATATCTGAAGACCCTAACAGTGCCGCTGGACAGAGGTTGAAGACGAAGCTGATGGGCTCAGGACTGCCTCAACCATCCCGTGGCCCTACAGACGCGGAAAGTCAGGGAACAGCCTTCCGACAAGACCAAATGGAGTATGTGTTTGAAGAATGGGTCCATCTCTGGAACAACCAGAACGCACTCGACAAATccaccgccgtcttcatTCAGCAGCTGCAAGCCAAGCAAGTTATTCGGGATAAAAATGACTTTTTCGTCTTCGTTCGGACTGCCATTGACTTGTCTGTTGACCGATTTGAGCATATTCTCCATGCCGGTGCTATAGGCGATGCATATGTGATGGTGGATGCCCTTGCCAAACTTATCAGCATGTTCATTAGCAGGAACGAGGATGCGTCAACCTCTCGTGCTTCATTCCTTGACTCTGTTTTGGTGTTGATTACGCTAGTTCTCAACCACCATCATGTCAAGAGAGGCGAACAACTGAATCAGAGAGTATTCTTCCGCTTGTTGTCAATGTTACTGCATGAGGTGCACAATGAATCTGAGAACCTCTCAGAGCAGGAACAGCGTAACATGATGCTGAAATTCGCCGCTAGATTCAATGACTTGGGCCCTCTGCGACTCCCTGGTTTCACTTTCGGATGGCTCTCTCTCATCCAACACCGGGTCTTCTTGCCCGTCATACTGCAAATGCTGGACAATGCTGGATGGGGCCTCTACGCCAATCTCGTGGtccagcttcttgacagCCTCAGTGAACAGCTGAAGGCTTTCAATATTTTGACCGTATCAAAAGAAGTCTATAGGGCAACTCTCAAACTTCTGGTTGTCCTGCAGCATGATTTCCCCGACTTCGTCGCGGGCAACCACGTCAGGCTTTGCGCCAGCATTCCTCCACATTGCACCCAGCTGCTCAACGCTGTGCTCTCGGCGAATCCCCAACAGGGATATACCAAATTGCCCGATGGAAAGGAGGAAATCAAGACATATCCTGGCTTGATTGAAGAAGCCAAATCAATGTTGCAAGAAGGTGGGTTATTGGATTTGGTAGATCAAACTCTCCAGGTCGGTCCTTCGGAAGACGTTGTTGCCCAGATTGCCCATGCCATGACACAGAGCGAGCCGCAAGAAACTGCGTACGGGCATATCGGCGTTGCGGCTAACCCACACGTCATCGGCTCCGTCGTCATTTATATTGGCAACCAAGCCGCCGAACGACTATCCCAAACATCCTCATCGATTTCGGTTACCGGCAGCGAGCCAGAGGTATCAACTTTGTCACTCCTCATTCATGAACTGGCTCCAGAGGCTAGGTACTACTTGATTGCCAGCATGGTGAATCAACTACGATTCCCGAATAGTCTTACAGAATTCTTCAGCCAGGTCCTTCTCTATATTTTTGGAAAGGATCTTAATGATCCTGAAGAGTCAGACATTCGTCAGGAGATTACCCGAGTGTTTCTGGAGCGACTGGTTGGATACTGGCCTCAGCCATGGGGTCTCATGTTGACGGTTTTGGAACTTGTGAAGAACGAAAAGTACATGTTCTTTGACCTTCCTTTTATTAAATCAACCCCAGAG GTCGCAGATCGGTTCGCTGCTGCTCTTCAAAGAGCTTAA
- the imp2 gene encoding Septation protein imp2: MPAPTVEAPAVSLSFANNFWGKEDAGVGPLLERMQSAKTTSDELKSFYSGTLARASIEDEYARKLLHLSRKSLGSHEMGSLKTSLDTVRVEVESMAKQHQGIAAQMKSELEEPLAAFAGGMKERRKIVQNTVEKLLKTKIQQTQQVNKTRDKYEQECLKIKGYLAQGHMVMGQEERRNKAKLEKTQISLATANTEYESAVKILEETTARWNREWKAAADKFQDLEEERLDFSKSSLWTFANVSSTVCVSDDASCEKIRLSLENMEVEKDIIHFITERGTGQEIPDPPKYINFCRGDVNDGQSEVSEDDNYSVAQFPRSINPAFRSSSPQPSTFESHHDPNSMLANNLAHREPREPPQPTSREAIVTPQKAPPPMRNSVDEQRRGQGQQKPPQYDVNQHGPLAAVPHDPYPMDGMTMLCRTGPPGPQSDRSSQPHSARPSSRESHSDYSIPTSLSSVEPPSGQASPVKQEPVETRSPEKRVLKKKSGFFQNHSPFRRKSTKEVQAPSQNRSTWHVAPGRAELERTASPEPIDANASLALGVGQNVLPVTTPDTRRRPGQGREQDVDQSDPIAMALAELKDVNLGKQSSLRMSADHYHGIATPAPGADPRSGRPSGREAPPSYNTQASVSRLGVPPPAVTSRAMKEATKKATDQSRAVYGNAGNRGASPASRPATRGSDMPRAASPAPTRSASPQPRMSGDSRYRSASPNPYSGHHRNASQVSVSQQRGSSQGYYGSGSPHGSTRGSVRGASPASFRGDYDRPRSSYGGGSDMAVQLAPAGDDRYGSQRGRGAVDLYDGGSRPRSKSVADPSRQYTRDGRPILHFARALYMYQAAIPEELGFAKGDYLAVLRHQDDGWWEAEVHGGNGRVGLVPSNYLQPC; encoded by the exons ATGCCTGCCCCAACCGTTGAAGCACCAGCGGTCTCGCTGTCCT TTGCAAACAATTTCTGGGGTAAGGAAGATGCGGGAGTCGGGCCGCTTCTGGAGCGGATGCAAAGTGCAAAGACTACATCGGACGAGCTTAAGTCATTCTATAGTG GAACTCTAGCTCGCGCATCAATTGAAGACGAATATGCTAGAAAGCTACTGCACCTCAGCCGAAAGTCTCTGGGCTCCCACGAGATGGGCTCTTTAAAGACATCATTGGATACTGTCAGAGTGGAGGTGGAGTCAATGGCCAAACAACACCAGGGTATCGCCGCCCAGATGAAGTCAGAGTTGGAAGAGCCATTGGCGGCATTTGCCGGCGGCATGAAGGAAAGACGGAAGATTGTGCAAAATACGGTTGAGAAGCTGCTCAAAACCAAAATCCAGCAGACGCAACAGGTGAACAAG ACTAGAGACAAGTATGAGCAAGAGTGCCTGAAGATCAAAGGCTACCTAGCCCAGGGACACATGGTGATGGGACAGGAAGAGCGTCGTAACAAGGCAAAGCTGGAGAAGACGCAAATCTCTCTGGCCACTGCAAACACTGAATACGAGAGTGCCGTGAAAATACTGGAGGAGACTACAGCCAGGTGGAACCGAGAATGGAAGGCTGCGGCAGACAAATTCCAAGACCTCGAAGAGGAGCGTCTGGACTTCAGCAAGAGCAGCCTGTGGACATTTGCCAATGTTTCCTCCACAGTTTGCGTTAGTGATGACGCATCATGCGAGAAAATCAGGTTATCACTTGAGAACATGGAGGTGGAGAAGGACATCATCCATTTCATCACAGAGAGAGGAACAGGCCAAGAAATCCCTGATCCCCCAAAGTACATCAACTTCTGCCGAGGTGATGTCAATGATGGCCAGTCTGAAGTGTCAGAGGATGATAATTACTCCGTGGCCCAGTTCCCACGAAGCATCAACCCAGCCTTCCGATCCTCTTCACCTCAACCATCAACTTTTGAATCTCACCACGACCCGAACTCCATGCTGGCAAACAACTTGGCACACAGGGAACCCAGGGAGCCCCCGCAGCCAACCAGCCGCGAGGCAATAGTGACGCCTCAGAAGGCGCCTCCGCCAATGCGAAACTCTGTGGACGAACAGCGTCGAGGACAGGGACAGCAAAAGCCGCCGCAGTATGATGTAAATCAGCATGGCCCTCTAGCTGCGGTCCCTCATGATCCCTATCCTATGGACGGCATGACGATGCTGTGTCGAACTGGGCCTCCGGGTCCCCAGTCGGACCGCAGCTCACAACCACATTCGGCTCGACCCTCTAGCCGTGAATCTCACAGCGACTATTCTATTCCTACTTCCCTGTCCAGTGTTGAACCTCCAAGCGGACAGGCCTCGCCCGTGAAGCAAGAACCCGTGGAAACTCGGAGCCCAGAGAAGCGAGtactgaagaagaagagtgGTTTCTTTCAGAACCACAGTCCATTTCGCCGGAAAAGCACCAAAGAAGTGCAAGCTCCGTCCCAAAACCGAAGCACGTGGCATGTTGCTCCGGGCAGAGCAGAGTTG GAGCGTACTGCAAGCCCTGAGCCTATTGACGCAAATGCAAGCCTGGCTTTGGGTGTCGGTCAGAACGTGCTTCCCGTCACTACGCCTGACACTCGCAGACGACCTGGCCAGGGGCGTGAACAAGACGTTGATCAATCAGAccccattgccatggcttTGGCGGAATTGAAGGATGTCAATCTGGGTAAGCAGTCATCACTTAGGATGTCTGCGGACCACTATCATGGCATAGCTACCCCAGCTCCGGGAGCAGATCCAAGATCTGGTAGACCCAGTGGTCGTGAAGCACCCCCTTCGTACAATACTCAAGCTTCCGTCTCCCGACTGGGGGTTCCACCACCCGCCGTTACTTCTCGGGCTATGAAGGAAGCAACAAAAAAAGCGACGGATCAGAGCCGTGCTGTCTATGGCAATGCCGGAAATCGTGGCGCATCGCCGGCATCGCGACCCGCGACTCGTGGGAGCGATATGCCTCGGGCTGCCTCACCAGCACCCACTCGCAGCGCATCTCCTCAGCCCCGGATGAGCGGCGACTCGCGGTACCGGTCTGCATCTCCGAACCCGTACAGTGGTCATCATCGAAATGCATCCCAGGTCAGCGTATCTCAGCAGCGAGGATCAAGCCAGGGCTACTATGGATCGGGATCCCCCCACGGATCAACTCGGGGCTCTGTTCGGGGTGCTTCTCCGGCTTCATTTAGAGGAGATTACGACAGACCTCGTAGCAGCTATGGTGGTGGATCTGACATGGCTGTGCAATTGGCCCCGGCTGGAGATGATCGCTACGGCTCTCAGAGAGGCAGAGGTGCCGTTGACCTATACGACGGGGGATCACGACCTCGCAGCAAGAGCGTTGCTGATCCCTCCAGACAGTACACGCGAGATGGTAGACCCATCTTGCATTTCG CTCGAGCTCTGTACATGTATCAGGCCGCTATTCCCGAGGAGCTTGGATTTGCCAAGGGCGACTACTTGGCCGTACTCCGCCACCAGGATGATGGCTGGTGGGAAGCCGAGGTccatggcggcaatggaCGGGTTGGGCTGGTCCCCAGTAACTATCTTCAACCGTGTTAG
- the SEI1 gene encoding Seipin, which produces METLEETARVITSKPAQRAAVNVALLVSSAVTLFGLASLATALFFQNFVPDQFITTPLYLQYQSGTNPYGVAPLTYPSPKLQQDYDISLSLSMPRSPPNTERGNFMVSLYLVKDSVNDYKSDSNGRKTLDDRHYLEAKKVLFKARRSALMPYEDPILSVAKRVLFMGYYLLLPRSQARSLTVELAERVSFDKSALQPTAAFIEIEAGQDIQIYSASLTLTAQLRGLRWLMFHYRLITYMTFTFLFWVCEVLFMCLAWAIWSATTTPQDGRNMGITFRDGEGDDIDDEHDDHPDRTAGPVAHARYARIQREPEIKKEEEDEEPQRRLIYNIPMGEAEADDEDGFDDGNIVDGSGSRGDSGIGTSYKEEGSESLRRRASRDALE; this is translated from the exons ATG GAAACCCTTGAAGAGACAGCGCGAGTGATTACCTCGAAACCGGCACAGAGGGCTGCCGTGAATGTAGCGCTTCTGGTTTCGAGTGCAGTGACACTGTTTGGTCTGGCGTCACTCGCAACGGCCCTTTTCTTCCAGAACTTTGTGCCCGATCAGTTTATTACAACGCCACTGTATCTCCAATACCA ATCAGGAACAAATCCGTACGGAGTCGCGCCACTTACATATCCTTCCCCGAAGCTACAGCAAGACTATGATATTTCGCTAAGCTTGTCCATGCCACGATCGCCGCCCAATACCGAACGAGGAAACTTCATGGTGTCCCTGTATCTGGTCAAAGATTCCGTCAACGACTACAAATCTGACTCGAACGGACGAAAGACTCTCGATGACCGACACTACCTCGAGGCCAAAAAAGTGCTCTTCAAGGCCCGCCGATCCGCATTGATGCCGTACGAAGATCCTATTCTTTCGGTGGCCAAGCGTGTTCTCTTCATGGGCTATTATCTTCTGTTGCCGCGTTCACAGGCTCGTAGTCTTACAGTTGAGCTTGCTGAGCGAGTTAGCTTTGACAAAAGCGCGCTGCAGCCAACAGCCGCGTTTATCGAGATTGAAGCCGGACAGGATATACAAATTTACAGCGCCTCGCTGACCCTGACGGCACAACTACGGGGACTACGATGGTTGATGTTTCATTATCGGTTGATCACATACATGACATTCACATTCTTGTTTTGGGTTTGCGAGGTTCTTTTCATGTGTTTGGCTTGGGCTATATGGAGCGCAACCACGACACCCCAGGATGGGAGAAACATGGGCATTACCTTCCGAGATGGCGAGGGGGACGACATAGATGACGAGCATGATGACCATCCTGACCGCACTGCGGGGCCTGTTGCTCATGCAAGATACGCAAGAATACAGAGAGAGCCTGAAATcaaaaaggaggaggaagatgaagagccGCAAAGAAGATtgatatataatataccaATGGGCGAGGCGGAAgcggatgatgaagatggcttTGACGATGGGAATATTGTCGATGGAAGTGGAAGTAGGGGCGATTCGGGAATTGGGACGAGTTACAAAGAGGAAGGCAGTGAGAGCCTTCGACGACGAGCTTCTCGAGATGCGTTGGAATGA
- the ntf2_1 gene encoding Nuclear transport factor 2, with product MATNFEDIAKQFIEFYYNTFDTDRKGLASLYRENSMLTFESASSLGANSIVEKLAGLPFQKVKHQVSTLDAQPSNSDGGIIILVTGQLLVDEEQRPMNYTQSFQLSRDASGQYYVYNDIFKLVYG from the exons ATGGCCACCA ACTTCGAAGACATTGCTA AGCAATTTATTGAATTCTACTACAACACCTTCGACACCGACCGCAAAGGCCTGGCTTCTCTCTAC CGTGAAAATTCCATGCTCACTTTTGAGTCAGCCTCTTCCCTCGGAGCCAACAGCATCGTCGAGAAGCTTGCC GGTCTTCCCTTCCAAAAAGTCAAGCACCAGGTTTCGACCCTCGATGCCCAGCCCTCCAACAGCGATGGAGGCATCATCATTCTTGTCACTGGACAGCTCCTG GTCGATGAGGAGCAGCGCCCCATGAACTACACCCAGTCCTTCCAGCTTAGCCGCGATGCCAGCGGCCAGTACTACGTCTATAACGACATCTTCAAGCTGGTTTACGGTTAA